The following coding sequences lie in one Colias croceus chromosome 1, ilColCroc2.1 genomic window:
- the LOC123691942 gene encoding lipase member I-like, with the protein MKFLVILSALVALCAGHAIPTTLGDNSHYVEGESRYVWIPDGEGVLRLVDLEEPVDESSLDAGNGANNEYWLFTRLNPNNHQLLRINDDDSIRNSNYNKDRPLIVIVHGWTSSGNSPLNPLIRDALLHDGDNNVISLDWSIVASSPYTTAVRNVPSVGQHLGNFVQWLINNHGGNWNNVHLIGASLGAHIIGNAGRTVRGRIARISGLDPAGPQWSDNPNGLNRNDGVYVECIHTDGGLLGILDPICGANFYPNGGTNRQPGCSLSLCSHDRAYELFAASVRYNSFIGRRCTDLNEARNNSCTGSNLHMGNTDFSKRGTGLYGLSTGSEWPF; encoded by the exons ATGAAGTTTCTAGTGATATTGTCCGCCCTAGTTGCAC TGTGTGCTGGTCACGCCATCCCCACCACACTAGGGGACAACAGTCACTATGTAGAGGGGGAGAGCCGCTACGTGTGGATACCCGACGGTGAGGGAGTACTCCGCCTTGTTGATCTTGAAGAACCAGTAGATGAAAGTTCTTTGGACGCAGGGAATGGGGCTAACAATGAGTACTGGCTTTTTACcag actTAATCCAAACAATCACCAACTTCTGAGAATAAACGACGATGACTCCATAAGGAACTCTAACTACAACAAGGACCGCCCTCTTATAGTTATTGTTCACGGATGGACCAGTAGTGGAAACTCCCCTCTCAATCCTCTTATCCGAGATGCCTTGCTGCACGATGGTGATAATAACGTTATCTCATTGGATTGGAGTATAGTAGCCAGTAGCCCATACACCACTGCTGTGAGAAATGTGCCCAGCGTGGGCCAACATCTTGGCAACTTCGTGCAATGGTTAATCAACAATCACGGTGGCAATTGGAATAACGTACACTTAATTGGCGCTAGTTTGGGTGCTCACATTATTGGCAATGCAGGACGTACCGTTCGTGGCCGTATTGCGCGCATTTCGG gtCTGGATCCAGCTGGTCCTCAATGGAGCGATAACCCTAATGGCTTGAATCGCAATGATGGTGTATATGTCGAGTGCATCCACACCGATGGTGGTCTCTTGGGCATCTTGGACCCGATCTGTGGCGCTAATTTCTATCCCAATGGGGGAACTAACCGTCAACCTGGCTGCTCTCTCAGTCTCTGCTCCCATGACCGTGCATATGAACTGTTTGCAGCTAGCGTAAGATACAATAGTTTCATTGGAAGACGATGCACCGATCTGAACGAGGCACGCAACAATAGCTGCACCGGCAGTAATTTACATATGGGCAACACTGACTTTAGCAAGCGAGG aaCTGGACTATACGGCCTTTCAACTGGTTCCGAATGGCCCTtctaa